The Acidobacteriota bacterium genome includes a region encoding these proteins:
- a CDS encoding sodium/proline symporter, translated as AAARDLVFWLVLFAWGGLGAALGPPLICGLWWRGTRRAGVLAGMVTGTAVTVAWRLWLKEPTGLYELVPAFGLSLAAVVAGSLAARGAGGERRSVTGR; from the coding sequence GCGGCCGCCCGCGACCTCGTCTTCTGGCTCGTCCTGTTCGCCTGGGGCGGCCTGGGGGCGGCGCTCGGACCGCCGCTGATCTGCGGGCTCTGGTGGCGCGGGACGCGGCGCGCGGGCGTTCTGGCCGGGATGGTCACCGGCACCGCCGTCACCGTCGCCTGGCGGCTCTGGCTCAAGGAGCCGACCGGCCTCTACGAGCTCGTGCCGGCGTTCGGACTCTCGCTGGCGGCCGTCGTCGCCGGCTCGCTGGCCGCGCGGGGGGCGGGCGGCGAGCGGCGGTCCGTCACCGGGCGTTGA
- a CDS encoding ATP-dependent DNA helicase has translation MSQEVEALFGPGGPLARARSGFEHRPGQQRMAALVARTLSGGGRAIVEAGTGTGKTLAYLVPALLCGEPVILSTGTKALQEQILERELPVARRVLGDRGRQATAVLLKGRANYLCLKRLEETAAQRRFEHASEVHLLARIRRWAEKTRTGDRAEVSGLPDNSPLWARIDGRADTCTGSSCPFHERCFVFGARRRAEEASLVVVNHHLLVADLALRESWEGRVLPDASRLVLDEAHLVEDAAVAHFGVRFSSRMASELARDAAQELRAAGRDPAPAAALERAARAFFARVRPEREERVRLAPEARRGLAGPAEEVVGALEALGDAAVGPGPRADERALIETRCARHSVTLQSILQADESSHVVVAEPQGEEGAVLASYPLEAGPLLARALGRFDAVVATSATLSIAGSLERAALRLGMPEAEPLLVASPFAERRQAALYVPRRFPEPGEPAFADRVLREIEALLEISDGRALVLFASHAALSRAAERLAGTIEWPVLVQGEAPREQLIEDFRRSVRSVLLGTASFRQGIDVPGEALSLVIVDKLPFAVPTDPLVEARSAAIRARGGDPFMEEQLPEAILSLRQALGRLIRSREDRGLLAVLDVRLRTRRYGKVILDSLPPWRLLDDLEQAREWFRTHVGR, from the coding sequence GTGTCCCAGGAGGTCGAAGCCCTGTTCGGGCCGGGCGGGCCGCTGGCGCGGGCGCGGAGCGGATTCGAGCACCGGCCCGGGCAGCAGCGGATGGCCGCCCTCGTCGCCCGCACGCTCTCCGGCGGGGGCCGGGCGATCGTCGAGGCGGGCACCGGAACGGGCAAGACGCTCGCCTACCTGGTCCCGGCGCTGCTCTGCGGCGAGCCGGTGATCCTGTCGACGGGAACGAAGGCGCTGCAGGAGCAGATTCTCGAGCGCGAGCTGCCGGTCGCCCGCCGCGTCCTGGGGGACCGCGGGCGGCAGGCGACCGCGGTTCTGCTGAAGGGGAGGGCGAACTACCTCTGCCTCAAGCGGCTGGAGGAGACCGCCGCCCAGCGCCGGTTCGAGCACGCCTCGGAGGTGCATCTTCTGGCCAGGATCAGGCGCTGGGCCGAGAAGACCCGCACCGGCGACCGGGCGGAGGTGTCGGGCCTACCGGACAACTCGCCGCTGTGGGCGCGGATCGACGGGCGCGCCGACACCTGCACGGGGTCGAGCTGCCCGTTCCACGAGCGCTGCTTCGTGTTCGGCGCGCGGCGCCGCGCCGAGGAGGCTTCGCTCGTGGTGGTCAACCATCATCTCCTGGTCGCCGACCTGGCGCTTCGCGAATCGTGGGAGGGGCGGGTGCTCCCCGACGCATCGCGCCTCGTCCTGGACGAAGCGCACCTCGTGGAGGACGCCGCGGTCGCGCACTTCGGCGTTCGGTTCAGTTCCCGGATGGCGTCCGAGCTGGCGCGGGACGCCGCGCAGGAGCTGCGCGCAGCGGGCCGGGATCCCGCACCCGCCGCCGCCCTGGAGCGGGCCGCCCGCGCGTTCTTCGCCCGCGTGCGCCCGGAGCGGGAGGAGCGCGTGCGGCTCGCTCCGGAAGCCCGGCGCGGGTTGGCCGGCCCGGCCGAGGAGGTGGTCGGCGCGCTCGAAGCCCTGGGAGACGCGGCCGTGGGCCCCGGGCCGCGCGCCGACGAACGGGCTTTGATCGAAACGCGCTGTGCGCGTCACAGCGTCACCCTCCAGTCGATCCTCCAGGCCGACGAGTCGTCGCACGTGGTGGTGGCGGAGCCCCAGGGGGAGGAGGGTGCGGTGCTCGCCAGCTACCCGCTGGAGGCCGGGCCGCTTCTCGCCCGTGCCCTGGGCCGGTTCGACGCGGTCGTCGCCACCTCCGCCACCCTGTCGATCGCCGGAAGCCTCGAGCGGGCGGCGCTCCGACTGGGGATGCCCGAGGCCGAGCCTCTGCTGGTGGCCTCGCCCTTCGCCGAGCGGCGCCAGGCGGCGCTGTACGTCCCGCGCCGCTTCCCGGAGCCGGGGGAGCCCGCGTTCGCCGACCGGGTGCTCCGGGAGATCGAAGCGCTCCTCGAGATCAGCGACGGGCGGGCGCTCGTGCTGTTCGCCTCGCACGCGGCCCTGAGCCGCGCCGCGGAGCGGCTCGCCGGGACGATCGAGTGGCCGGTGCTCGTCCAGGGCGAAGCCCCGCGGGAGCAGCTCATCGAGGACTTCCGGCGCTCGGTGCGCTCGGTCCTCCTCGGCACCGCCAGCTTCCGCCAGGGGATCGACGTTCCCGGCGAAGCGCTCTCCTTGGTGATCGTCGACAAGCTCCCCTTCGCCGTCCCGACCGATCCCCTGGTGGAGGCGCGTTCGGCGGCGATCCGGGCGCGCGGTGGCGATCCGTTCATGGAGGAGCAGCTGCCGGAGGCGATCCTCTCCCTGCGGCAGGCGCTGGGCCGCCTGATCCGGTCCCGCGAGGACCGCGGACTGCTGGCGGTGCTCGACGTCCGCCTCCGCACCCGGCGCTACGGAAAGGTGATCCTCGACTCGCTCCCGCCGTGGCGGCTCCTCGACGACCTCGAGCAGGCACGGGAGTGGTTCCGCACGCACGTCGGACGCTGA
- a CDS encoding serine hydroxymethyltransferase, which yields MNEELWRTDPEVAEAIRAEAERQHTHLELIASENFVSEAVLQATGSVFTNKYAEGYPKRRYYGGCEYVDVVESLARDRAKELFGAERANVQPHSGSQANQAVYFTVLEPGDTVLGMDLSHGGHLSHGHPLNISGRLFRFVPYGVRREDETLDYEQLRRLAREHRPKLIVAGASAYPRTIDWERIRAIADEVGARTMADIAHPAGLVATGLFPNPVPHFDFVTSTTHKTLRGPRGGLILCRKEHYKELQKVVFPGIQGGPLVHVIAAKAVAFKEAMEPSFRAYQRQVLANARALAAALAEEGFRIVSGGTDTHLLLVDVFREGITGKEAEERLDRVNITVNKNTIPFDPNPPMVASGLRLGTPALTTRGMKEEEMRAVARLIARTLREGEDEKVLDAVREEVLALCERFPLYEARRRRSVGA from the coding sequence ATGAACGAGGAACTCTGGCGGACCGATCCCGAAGTCGCGGAGGCGATCCGCGCGGAAGCGGAACGGCAGCACACCCACCTCGAGCTGATCGCCTCGGAGAACTTCGTCAGCGAAGCGGTCCTGCAGGCGACCGGCTCCGTCTTCACGAACAAGTACGCCGAGGGTTATCCCAAACGGCGCTACTACGGCGGGTGCGAGTACGTCGACGTCGTGGAGAGCCTCGCGCGCGACCGCGCGAAGGAGCTGTTCGGCGCGGAGCGGGCCAACGTCCAGCCCCATTCCGGTTCCCAGGCGAACCAGGCCGTCTACTTCACCGTGCTCGAGCCGGGGGACACTGTGCTCGGCATGGACCTCAGCCACGGCGGACACCTCAGCCATGGCCATCCGCTGAACATCTCCGGGCGGCTGTTCCGGTTCGTTCCCTATGGCGTGCGGCGCGAAGACGAGACCCTCGACTACGAACAGCTCCGGCGCCTGGCTCGGGAGCACCGGCCGAAGCTCATCGTCGCCGGGGCGAGCGCCTACCCCCGGACGATCGACTGGGAGCGCATTCGCGCGATCGCCGACGAGGTGGGAGCCCGGACGATGGCCGACATCGCTCATCCGGCCGGGCTGGTGGCGACCGGCCTCTTTCCCAACCCGGTACCCCACTTCGACTTCGTCACATCGACCACGCACAAGACGCTGCGCGGCCCGCGGGGCGGCCTGATCCTGTGCCGCAAGGAGCATTACAAGGAGCTGCAGAAGGTCGTCTTCCCGGGCATCCAGGGCGGCCCGCTCGTGCACGTGATCGCGGCCAAGGCGGTGGCCTTCAAGGAGGCGATGGAGCCGTCCTTCCGGGCCTACCAGCGGCAGGTCCTGGCCAACGCCCGGGCGCTCGCGGCGGCGTTGGCCGAGGAGGGGTTCCGGATCGTCTCCGGGGGGACCGACACGCACCTGTTGCTGGTGGACGTGTTTCGCGAGGGCATCACCGGCAAGGAGGCCGAAGAGCGGCTCGACCGCGTCAACATCACCGTCAACAAGAACACGATCCCCTTCGACCCGAACCCGCCGATGGTCGCCTCCGGACTGCGGCTGGGAACCCCCGCTCTCACCACCCGCGGCATGAAGGAGGAGGAGATGCGCGCGGTCGCCCGGCTGATCGCGCGGACGCTCCGGGAGGGGGAGGACGAGAAGGTCCTCGACGCGGTGCGCGAGGAGGTGCTCGCGCTCTGCGAGCGCTTCCCCCTGTACGAGGCTCGCCGGCGGCGTTCCGTCGGCGCCTGA
- the rpiB gene encoding ribose 5-phosphate isomerase B encodes MRIAAGSDHAGLELKRHLVRWLEERGHEVLDLGTDSPASTDYPVYARKVAEAVARGEAERGLVVCGTGIGTDIVANKVRGVRAARCLTEYDARYARRHNDANVLSLGGRVLGAGLAEAVLQVFLETPFDGGRHERRVRMIEPEP; translated from the coding sequence ATGCGGATCGCCGCAGGGTCGGATCACGCGGGACTCGAGCTGAAGCGCCACCTGGTGCGCTGGCTCGAGGAACGGGGGCACGAGGTCCTGGACCTGGGAACCGATTCCCCGGCCAGCACGGACTATCCCGTGTACGCGCGCAAGGTGGCCGAGGCGGTCGCGCGCGGCGAGGCGGAGCGGGGCCTCGTGGTGTGCGGCACGGGGATCGGGACCGACATCGTCGCCAACAAGGTCCGCGGCGTGCGGGCGGCCCGGTGCCTCACCGAATACGACGCGCGTTACGCGCGGCGCCACAACGACGCCAACGTGCTGTCGCTCGGGGGGCGCGTCCTCGGCGCCGGGCTCGCCGAGGCGGTGCTCCAGGTCTTCCTCGAGACACCGTTCGACGGCGGCCGGCACGAAAGGCGCGTGCGGATGATCGAACCGGAGCCGTGA